The Filimonas lacunae genomic sequence TCATAAATCTTTTTTTTCAAAATTAACGGGCTGCAACCGGGGGCAATTCGCATTTATTAGTAATTTACTTTCATATTTTAACCGATAATATTACCAGAACCATTCTATCGGATAATTTCTGCACATTTACATATAACTGCTTAATAAATGACCGCCAACAAAAAAATAGTTCCTTATGAAAGTTCTTCAGTTTACCATTCCTGTTGCACACGATAAAACCATTATCGTACAAAAAGATGTGTTGCCGCACTTCTACCCACACCTGCACAGGCATGAAGAAATTCAATTAACGTGGGTACAGAAAGGCGAAGGCACTTTAATTGCCGAAAACAACATGCATGCTTTCCGGCATAACGAAATTTTCTGGCTGGGCGCCAACCAGCCACATCTGTTTAAAAACGATCCTTCTTATTTTTCCGGCAGAGGTAAAAAAACAATCCAGTCGCTCAACATCTTTTTTAACCCCGATGGTAAGCTGGGTCCTGTTTTCAACCTGGAAGAGCTGAAGAACATCAAAGCTTTTTTAAACAAGTATCAGCACGGCTTTAAACTGCCCGAGATAATGGTAGCCGAAGTAGCTGCCTGTATGCTACGCATTCAGCAGGCCAGGCCGGTTGATCAGTTTATCCATTTTATAGAAATGCTGAAACTGCTGCAGGCAGCCCCGCAGTTAGAACCTTTGGTATCCGGGTCTAAACTATCTTCTGTAAGTGATCATGAGGGGTTGCGCATCGGGCATATCTATAACTACATTATGCAGCATTACGATACCGATATTATGCTGGAAGATATTGCCAAACACGCACACATGACCCCACAGGCATTTTGCCGCTATTTTAAAAAGCATACCCGCTTAACGTTTGTGGCTTTCTTAAACGAAGTGCGTATTAATGAGGCATGTAAAAAGCTGGCAGATGGTACCTATGATAGTATTTCTACGGTAGCCTATCATTGCGGCTTTAATAGCATCACCAACTTTAACCGGGTGTTTAAAACCGTTACAGGTAAATCGCCACGCGATTATGTGAGAGAGTATTCATTACCAGGACTAGATTAGCATCTTATACCAGCTACCGGCGGCGCTTGCATGGCCGCTGGTAGACTTTAAAAAAGGGAAACCCTGCCCATTACTTTAATAACGACAAGAGATCAGTACGCGTTAATGCTTTAAAAAACGACATATCATTTTTAATCAGTTCATTCACCAGCTCCTTTTTATTCTCCTGTAGTTTACGAATCTTCTCTTCAATAGTATCCGGGCAAATAAGTCTCACCGCTATTACATTCTTTTTCTGGCCAATGCGGTAGCTGCGGTCAATAGCCTGGTTTTCTACGGCCGGGTTCCACCAGGGATCAACCAGGAATACGTAATCTGCTTCTGTTAAGTTTAGCCCTGTACCACCCGCTTTTAAGCTGATTAAAAATACACGGGTGTTTTCATCATCCCTGAATTGATGCACTACCGCTTCGCGGTTAGCAGTGCTGCCTGTAAGGTAGGCATAGGCAATCCGTTCTTTATCCAGCCCGTCTTTTATCAGGTCAAGCATGCCCACAAACTGTGAAAACACCAGCACCTTATGTTTGCCTGTTTTTTCTTTCAGCTGCTCCAGCAACACTTCTATTTTAGCAGAAGCATTACCATATAAACTTTCTTCCGATAATAACACCGGCGAGTTACAAATTTGTCTGAGTTTAGTGATGCCTTTTAACACATGCATGGTAGATTGCGGCATATCATCGTCCGCTTTTCCTTCCAGGTAATCGCGCAGGTCTTTTTCAAAAGCATCATAGGCTTTCTGCTGTTCCTCGCCCATAGGGCAATACAACACCATTTCCGTTTTATCCGGCAGCTCTGTTGCCACTTGTTGCTTGGTACGCCTTAGCATAAAAGGGTTAATGATATTTTGCAAAGCAGCTGCCCGTTTGCTATCCTTAAACTTGTCTATCGGAAGCGCATAAATATCTTTAAAGTATTGTTTCCCTCCCAACAGGCCGGGGCAGGCAAATGATAGTTGCCCATATAGATCAAAAGTATTGTTTTCCACTGGCGTACCGGTTACCGCTATGCGGTTGTTACACTGTAATAACCGTATAGCCTTGTATCGCTGCGATTCCGGGTTCTTAATATTCTGCGATTCGTCAGCTATGACATAATTGAACCCGAAAGTTTTTAATAGTTTG encodes the following:
- a CDS encoding AraC family transcriptional regulator, with translation MKVLQFTIPVAHDKTIIVQKDVLPHFYPHLHRHEEIQLTWVQKGEGTLIAENNMHAFRHNEIFWLGANQPHLFKNDPSYFSGRGKKTIQSLNIFFNPDGKLGPVFNLEELKNIKAFLNKYQHGFKLPEIMVAEVAACMLRIQQARPVDQFIHFIEMLKLLQAAPQLEPLVSGSKLSSVSDHEGLRIGHIYNYIMQHYDTDIMLEDIAKHAHMTPQAFCRYFKKHTRLTFVAFLNEVRINEACKKLADGTYDSISTVAYHCGFNSITNFNRVFKTVTGKSPRDYVREYSLPGLD